DNA from Planktothrix serta PCC 8927:
AACTTAAGCCGAAAACCCGTGATTACAGCCGAGATCAGATCCCCCTAAATCCCCCTTAAAAAGGGGGACTTTGAACTCTAATTCCCCCCTTTCCAAGGGGGGGTAGGGGGGATCTAGAACTAGAAAAAAATCAACGAACTTTCGGTTTTCTAGCTTACTTTTAGCATTAAGTTGACACTAATGGGATAAAACCCGTCCCTACAGTTAGAAATTAAATTGCGCTTATGTTAGAAGCCAATGGTTTATTTAATGAATCCTTTTATTTAGCTCAAAACCCTGATGTAGCGGCTGCTGTTGCCTCTGGGGTGATTGTTAATGGATTTCAACACTTTATCGAGTCGGGTCAATTTCAGGTTCGTCAACCCAGTCCCCTCTATGATGAATCCTATTATTTAAGTACAAATCCTGACGTTGCCCAAGCTGTCAATAGTGGAGCTTTTGCCAGTGGCTTTCAACATTATATTAATATCGGACAGTTTGAAAATCGCAACCCCAGCGTTTTATTTGATAGCACCTATTATTTAAACGAAAATCCTGATGTTGCTCCAGAAGTTGCCCAAGGAAATATTACCGGAATTGAGCATTTTGTTGAATTCGGACAATTTGAAAATCGAAATCCTACACCCCTATTTAATACTAGCTATTATTTAGCTCAAAATCCTGATGCGGCGGCTGCGGTGGCTCAGGATGAACTCACGGGAATTCAACATTATATTGATATTGGAGCCGCCCAAAATCGTAGGTTTACCCCCTTTATTGAACCGGAGGGTTCTAGTTTACCTAACCGAGTCGCAACGGGTGATACAACCCCAAATTCAACGGTATTTTGGACGCGCAGTTCGGCGGCGGGGCCTGTTACTTTAGAATATGCGAATAATCTGAGTTTTATTAATCCTCTGGGAGTGCTTAATACTATTGTAACAGATATTACCCAACCTGTTAAATTAGAAGCCAATAATTTAAGCCCGAATACTCAATATTTTTATCGATTTACGAATGCAGAAGGGGTGTCATCTGTGGGAAATTTTCGGACTCCGGCAACAATTGAAACCCAAAAGGGTTTAAGATTTGGAGCAACGGCAGACGGACAAGGGGAATTAATGCCTTATGTCTCTGTTAATAACGTTCCTGAACGCAATTTAGACTTTTTTGTGCAAGTCGGAAATACAATTTCTGCCGATACGATTTCCCCCGATTTACCGGATGTTCAACAAGCAACAACTCCCCTAGATTTTAGCACTAAATATAATGAGATTGTTTCCTCTCGTTTAGATCTCAATCCTTGGGCAAATCTACAAGCTTCAACAACATTATATGGCACTTGGGATGATCAAAATTTAATTTCAAATTTTGCTGGAGGTGAAATTCCCGCTTTATCTCCTCAACAATTCTATTTTGGAACTGAGGGAGAATTTATTAATGATACGGATCAATTTAATATTGGTTTAGATGCTTGGAAAAACTATAATCCTGTGGGAAATCAAGTGTATGGAGAAACCGGAGATCCTCGCACAGCTAATCAAGAAAAACTCTATCGATTTCAACCCTTTGGTCAGGATGGAGCCTTATTTGTTTTAGATGCGCGTTCCTTTAGAGATGCACCCTTAACTCAAGTTCCTGACCCGGCTTTAGACAGTCAAATTAATCAGTTTTTAGCTTCCTCTTTTGACCCAAATCGGACATTATTAGGGGAAGTTCAGTTACAGGATTTAAAGACAAATTTATTAGATGCACAAAACGCTGGAGTTACTTGGAAGTTTGTTTTTTCTCCGGTTCCCATTCAGAATTTAGGGTTATATAATTCGGCTGATCGTTGGGAAGGATATGCAGCCGAACGCACGAATTTATTACAATTTATTGACCAAAATAATATTGAAAATGTGATCTTTGTATCGGGAGGTGCAGGGGGAACAATTGTGAATGAATTAACCTATCAATTGAATTTTGATCAACCTCAAATTCCTACCGATGCGATTGAAATTACTGTTGGGCCGATCGGAAATCAGTTTAAACTGGGTGAAGAATTTATCCCTGCAACATTGGGGTCAGAACTGATAAACTTTAGTTCTATTGATACAATTACTCAGGATACGAAAGATTTTTATCAAAGTTTAGATACGGCTTCGGCTCAAGATCAATTAGTACAAAATATTATTAATAATCAACTGAATCAATTCGGGTATGATCCTATTGGTTTAGATGAAACCAAAGTCAATGCTGAATTAATTAAAGGGTCTTATTTTGCAGTGCATAATTTTGGTTGGACTGAATTTGTTGTAGATCCCCAAACTCAGCAGTTACAAGTCAACGTTTATGGAATTGAACCTTATACGGAAACGGATGTCCAACAAATTCCTGCTAATATTATTAATCGTCAGCCAGAGGTGATTAGTCAGTTTGTGGTGAATTCAGTTTGATAAAAAATTGCTCGATTTCGTCCTTTGGCTTTGGCTTCATAAAGAGCGTCATCTGCCTTTTTAATTAACAGATCAAAATTAGTATCAGGAAGGGGAATACAAGTGGTTATTCCTTGACTTAAGGTCACATAACGATGGGGTGAATTCGGATGAATTATTTTCACTTGCGCTAATTCTTCTTGAATAAATTCAGCTACGGTGAGGGCTCCAAATTGGTCTGTATTCGGTAAAATTATAGCAAATTCTTCTCCCCCATAACGAGCGACTAAATCCGCCGGACGTTTGGCTAATTTTGCTAAAATGTTAGCCAGTTGTTTGAGACATTCATCTCCTTGTAAATGTCCATAATTATCATTATAAAGCTTAAAAAAATCCACATCACATAAAATTAAGGATAAGGGCAATTTTTCTCGTGCTAACCGTTTCCACTCCGTCAATAAATAGGTGTCAAAATAACGACGATTAGCAACTTGAGTTAAGCCATCAACCATAGCAAGGCGGTGTAATTCGTGATTGGCTTCTTCGAGTTGGTGATAGAGTTGAGATTGTTGAATAGCAATGCTGACTTGAGAAGCTAAAGACAGAATAATATTGACTTCTGATTGTTGCCAATTTCGTTGATGGCTACATTGATGAACAATTAACAATCCCCATAAAATATTTTCTTTTAAAAGGGGAACAATTAACTTAGATTTAATTCCTAAAGTTTGTAAATAGTTGACTAAACAAGGAACTAATATATCTTGAGTAATATCAGGAATAATCCGAGGATAACCTTGACAATATCGTTGATAATACTCTTGGGGAAAATCATATTCTACGAAAGTTTCATTTAAAACTGAAGGCCAACCTGGATTTAGGGATTCGATAACAACTGTACTGGTTTTATTACCCGAAAATCGTAAACATAAAACCCGATCGCAATTTAATAACTCTCTAATTTCATCAACAGTTGTTTGCAGGATTTCATCTAAATTTAGACTTTGGCGAATTTTTGTTGTAATTTTTTGGGTTAACCGTTCTCTTTTAATTTGTTGTTTAATCGCCAATTCAGCTTTTTTTCGTTCCGTAATATCCTGTCCAATTCCAATTTGCATTCCATTAGATAAACGAATATTTGCCCAAGCTGTATCTAAAAGTTCTCCCTGTCGGGTAAGGGTTTTTAGATCTTTCCATTCACCCGTTGGACTTAACATAAAATCGATGACTTGCTGATGATAATCAGGATCAGGATAACAAGCATCAAGAAGATTCATCTGTTGAATTTCAGTAATAGACCATCCTAAAACTTGTTCTAATTCTCGATTAATAAATTCGATTTCTCCCTGAGAATTATAAAACGCTAACATAATGGGAATATGATCAATGATCATTTGTAAAATTTCTGTTTTTCGCTGCAATTCTGCTTGAGCGGTGACTAATTCTGTAATATCGGTATGAGTACCAATCATCCGAATTACACGTCCTTGATCATCTTTACAATGAATGGCACGACTGAGGATATAAACCGTTGACCCATTTTTATGATGAAATCGTTGTGTCGTTAAAAATCGATCAACTCGTCCACTGTTGTAGTCCTCGATTAGTTGTAAAGCTGCGATCCGATCTTCCTCAAAAATAACTTGTTCCCAGGAGGATAAAAGATTCGGTAATTCTTCATCCTCATACCCAATCATTTCTTTCCAACCTGGGGAAAAATGAATCTCTCCTGTGACAAAATCCCAATCCCAAAATCCATCATTAGACGCTGTAATTGCGAGTTCAAATCGTTCTTTCACCCGTTGTAGTTCTTGTTCAACCTGTTGACGCTCTGTAATATCTTGGTTAACAACCATTCCTCCTATAATTTCCCCCGTTTCATTTGGCGTTTCTACATTTTTCTGATCCTGTTCATAAGTTCGTACAATCTGTTCTAAATCTTGCCGTTTTTGTCTTTCCTGTTGCAGTTGTATTTCTAATTGTTGTA
Protein-coding regions in this window:
- a CDS encoding diguanylate cyclase domain-containing protein encodes the protein MAEEIRCCPYSKESLCEQLRIQVQQLEIQLQQERQKRQDLEQIVRTYEQDQKNVETPNETGEIIGGMVVNQDITERQQVEQELQRVKERFELAITASNDGFWDWDFVTGEIHFSPGWKEMIGYEDEELPNLLSSWEQVIFEEDRIAALQLIEDYNSGRVDRFLTTQRFHHKNGSTVYILSRAIHCKDDQGRVIRMIGTHTDITELVTAQAELQRKTEILQMIIDHIPIMLAFYNSQGEIEFINRELEQVLGWSITEIQQMNLLDACYPDPDYHQQVIDFMLSPTGEWKDLKTLTRQGELLDTAWANIRLSNGMQIGIGQDITERKKAELAIKQQIKRERLTQKITTKIRQSLNLDEILQTTVDEIRELLNCDRVLCLRFSGNKTSTVVIESLNPGWPSVLNETFVEYDFPQEYYQRYCQGYPRIIPDITQDILVPCLVNYLQTLGIKSKLIVPLLKENILWGLLIVHQCSHQRNWQQSEVNIILSLASQVSIAIQQSQLYHQLEEANHELHRLAMVDGLTQVANRRYFDTYLLTEWKRLAREKLPLSLILCDVDFFKLYNDNYGHLQGDECLKQLANILAKLAKRPADLVARYGGEEFAIILPNTDQFGALTVAEFIQEELAQVKIIHPNSPHRYVTLSQGITTCIPLPDTNFDLLIKKADDALYEAKAKGRNRAIFYQTEFTTN
- a CDS encoding alkaline phosphatase D family protein — translated: MLEANGLFNESFYLAQNPDVAAAVASGVIVNGFQHFIESGQFQVRQPSPLYDESYYLSTNPDVAQAVNSGAFASGFQHYINIGQFENRNPSVLFDSTYYLNENPDVAPEVAQGNITGIEHFVEFGQFENRNPTPLFNTSYYLAQNPDAAAAVAQDELTGIQHYIDIGAAQNRRFTPFIEPEGSSLPNRVATGDTTPNSTVFWTRSSAAGPVTLEYANNLSFINPLGVLNTIVTDITQPVKLEANNLSPNTQYFYRFTNAEGVSSVGNFRTPATIETQKGLRFGATADGQGELMPYVSVNNVPERNLDFFVQVGNTISADTISPDLPDVQQATTPLDFSTKYNEIVSSRLDLNPWANLQASTTLYGTWDDQNLISNFAGGEIPALSPQQFYFGTEGEFINDTDQFNIGLDAWKNYNPVGNQVYGETGDPRTANQEKLYRFQPFGQDGALFVLDARSFRDAPLTQVPDPALDSQINQFLASSFDPNRTLLGEVQLQDLKTNLLDAQNAGVTWKFVFSPVPIQNLGLYNSADRWEGYAAERTNLLQFIDQNNIENVIFVSGGAGGTIVNELTYQLNFDQPQIPTDAIEITVGPIGNQFKLGEEFIPATLGSELINFSSIDTITQDTKDFYQSLDTASAQDQLVQNIINNQLNQFGYDPIGLDETKVNAELIKGSYFAVHNFGWTEFVVDPQTQQLQVNVYGIEPYTETDVQQIPANIINRQPEVISQFVVNSV